The proteins below come from a single Calonectris borealis chromosome 33, bCalBor7.hap1.2, whole genome shotgun sequence genomic window:
- the LOC142074124 gene encoding uncharacterized protein LOC142074124 has translation MHEEPVHEAWPDPGARGAGARGQPSPGARGRPAPGAQGRPSPGAQGAVASPPPLHKDPMHEELTHEAAPVPVHEEPLHEAALFPSHEELLHEASLLPLPEMPLHEEPLHEEPSHKASLLPLHEVLVPKAPLHEASLLPLHEEPLPCCTRSRCVKSPCTRPPCSCCTRSPCTRRRRMRPPHFCCTRSSCTRSSCTRPPCSFLHGEPLHEAALLLLHEEPLHGEPLHGEPLHEAALLLLARGALARGALARGRPAPSCTGSPCTGSPCTRPPCSCCTRSPCTGSPCTGSPCTRPPCSFLHGEPLHGEPLHEAALLLLARGALARGALARGRPAPVARGALARGALARGALARGTLARGRSPRTSRPHTRLPLAPGLSPWRTRPGRGGPG, from the exons ATGCACGAGGAGCCGGTGCACGAGGCCTGGCCTGATCCTGGTGCACGAGGAGCCGGTGCACGAGGCCAGCCCAGTCCCGGTGCACGAGGCCGTCCCGCTCCCGGTGCACAAGGTCGCCCCAGTCCCGGTGCACAAGGAGCTGTTGCCTCCCCGCCCCCATTGCACAAGGACCCGATGCACGAGGAGCTAACGCACGAGGCCGCCCCCGTCCCGGTGCACGAGGAGCCGTTGCACGAGGCCGCCTTGTTCCCATCGCACGAGGAGCTGTTGCACGAGGCCTCCCTGCTCCCCTTGCCTGAGATGCCGTTGCACGAGGAGCCGTTGCACGAGGAGCCGTCACACAAGGCCTCCCTGCTCCCGTTGCACGAGGTGCTGGTGCCCAAGGCGCCCTTGCACGAGGCCTCCCTGCTCCCGTTGCACGAGGAGCCCTTGCCCTGTTGCACGAGGAGCCGGTGCGTGAAAAGCCCTTGCACGAGGCCGCCCTGCTCCTGTTGCACGAGGAGCCCTTGCACGAGGCGCCGTCGCATGAGGCCTCCCCACTTCTGTTGCACGAGGAGCTCTTGCACGAGGAGCTCTTGCACGAGGCCGCCCTGCTCCTTCTTGCACGGGGAGCCCTTGCACGAGGCCGCCCTGCTCCTGTTGCACGAGGAGCCCTTGCACGGGGAGCCCTTGCACGGGGAGCCCTTGCACGAGGCCGCCCTGCTCCTTCTTGCACGAGGAGCCCTTGCACGGGGAGCCCTTGCACGAGGCCGCCCTGCTCCTTCTTGCACGGGGAGCCCTTGCACGGGGAGCCCTTGCACGAGGCCGCCCTGCTCCTGTTGCACGAGGAGCCCTTGCACGGGGAGCCCTTGCACGGGGAGCCCTTGCACGAGGCCGCCCTGCTCCTTCTTGCACGGGGAGCCCTTGCACGGGGAGCCCTTGCACGAGGCCGCCCTGCTCCTTCTTGCACGGGGAGCCCTTGCACGGGGAGCCCTTGCACGAGGCCGCCCTGCTCCTGTTGCACGAGGAGCCCTTGCACGGGGAGCCCTTGCACGGGGAGCCCTTGCACGAGGCACCCTCGCACGAGGAAGGAGCCCTCGCACGAGCCGCCCTCACACGAGGCTTCCCCTCGCACCAGGGCTTTCCCCGTGGCGCACGAggccagggaggggaggg cccgGGTGA
- the ZBTB9 gene encoding zinc finger and BTB domain-containing protein 9 — MAAEGGRVQISFPQHAAALLDSLNRLRLEGKFCDVAVHVGGRIFPAHKSVLAAASPFFHDKLLLQDGGRLLLPPAIDPDAFEGLLHLIYSGRLTLLLEALPGHLLVASGLQMWHVVDQCSEILRELEGGACRWAGRGSEVTSSSSGRGGEASSSWINRGGDGSSCITHGGDGSSSSSWTTRGGDGSSCTTHGGDGASSWTTRGDGSSCSTHGGDGGSSWTTRGGDGSSCPTRGGDGASSWPTRGGDGSSSSSWTTRGGDGSSCPTRGGDGGSSWSTRGGDGSSSSSSSWPVRGGDGSSWATRGSDTVTPSFTKEGGEEVLKIRVAADVAPAATSSLSSLLKDAGEEVLKICVEEEEEEEEEEEEEGGHRRRHRPTDALQIVLEEDEEEDGAPGDTHEPPKIFYIKQEAGDAAAVEDLLPTGELAGGFVPAEVSYVIPAGGNGTTVTTGGTMVTTGGAAIFPQPSWKPVDLHGNEILGRGQALHAPVKLGAAPDGKRFGCLCGKRFAVKPKRDRHIMLTFSLRPFACAACHKRFKLKHHLTEHMKTHDGAGRACERCGRRFRLRSGLAKHRPLCQGPRWGGGCWACE; from the coding sequence ATGGCGGCGGAGGGGGGCCGGGTGCAgatctccttcccccagcacgCGGCGGCTCTGCTGGATTCCCTCAACCGCTTACGGCTGGAGGGGAAGTTCTGCGACGTGGCCGTCCACGTGGGTGGCCGGATCTTCCCCGCCCACAAGAGCGTCCTGGCCGCCGCGTCCCCCTTCTTCCACGACAAACTGTTGCTGCAGGATGGGGGGCGCTTGCTGCTGCCCCCCGCTATCGACCCCGACGCCTTTGAGGGGCTCCTGCACCTCATCTACTCGGGGCGTTTGACGTTGCTGTTGGAGGCCCTGCCCGGTCATCTTTTGGTGGCTAGCGGTCTCCAGATGTGGCACGTGGTGGATCAGTGCTCGGAGATCTTGAGGGAGTTGGAGGGTGGGGCGTGCCGGTGGGCTGGGCGGGGCAGTGAGGTGACATCGTCATCAAGCGGTCGCGGCGGTGAGGCTTCATCATCATGGATTAACCGTGGTGGTGATGGGTCTTCATGTATCACCCATGGTGGAGATGGGTCTTCATCATCGTCCTGGACCACCCGTGGTGGAGATGGGTCTTCGTGTACCACCCACGGTGGAGATGGAGCATCATCGTGGACCACCCGTGGTGATGGGTCTTCATGTAGCACCCATGGTGGAGATGGAGGATCATCCTGGACCACCCGTGGTGGAGATGGGTCGTCATGTCCCACCCGCGGTGGTGACGGAGCGTCATCATGGCCCACCCGCGGTGGCGATGGGTCTTCATCATCCTCGTGGACCACACGTGGTGGTGACGGCTCATCGTGTCCCACCCGCGGTGGTGACGGAGGATCCTCGTGGTCCACCCGTGGTGGTGATGGATcttcatcgtcatcatcatcatggCCTGTGCGTGGTGGTGACGGCTCTTCATGGGCCACCCGCGGCAGTGACACGGTGACACCATCTTTCACCAAGGAGGGGGGCGAGGAGGTCCTCAAAATCCGCGTGGCCGCCGACGTGGCGCCAGCAGCGACGTCATCCCTGAGCTCCCTCCTGAAGGACGCCGGCGAGGAGGTCCTCAAGATCTgcgtggaggaggaagaggaagaagaagaagaggaagaggaagaaggcggccaccgccgccgccaccgccctaCCGACGCCCTCCAGATCGTGCTGGAGGAGGACGAAGAGGAAGACGGGGCACCCGGAGACACCCACGAACCCCCCAAGATCTTCTACATCAAGCAGGAGGCGGGCGACGCCGCCGCCGTTGAGGACCTCCTGCCGACGGGGGAATTGGCGGGCGGTTTCGTGCCGGCGGAGGTGAGCTACGTCATCCCGGCGGGCGGTAACGGGACGACGGTAACAACCGGCGGGACGATGGTGACAACAGGCGGGGCGGCCATCTTTCCGCAACCATCTTGGAAACCGGTAGATCTTCACGGAAATGAAATCCTAGGTCGAGGTCAAGCTCTCCACGCCCCGGTAAAATTAGGAGCGGCTCCCGACGGGAAACGTTTCGGTTGTTTGTGCGGTAAAAGATTTGCCGTTAAACCCAAAAGGGATCGGCACATCATGTTGACCTTCAGCTTGCGACCTTTCGCCTGCGCCGCCTGTCACAAGCGTTTCAAGCTCAAACATCATTTGACGGAACACATGAAGACCCACGACGGGGCCGGGCGGGCTTGCGAACGCTGCGGGCGCCGGTTTCGGTTACGGAGCGGTTTGGCAAAACATCGGCCGCTCTGTCAGGGGCCTcgttggggaggggggtgctgggcCTGCGAgtga